One window of Schistocerca cancellata isolate TAMUIC-IGC-003103 chromosome 9, iqSchCanc2.1, whole genome shotgun sequence genomic DNA carries:
- the LOC126101185 gene encoding uncharacterized protein LOC126101185 yields MSRRPQVLRVTDSANSVLTPRRSPGTPPTPPPAPAVVATLTTCPAAAPPPLDAKALRVHHEAALSDASFRALSCKDGESPAHAQSQCHSLERGARFGLHRSVPGRLDAHSQGDHDQGGTDSQQQQEPLEAALDGLARYLQSNRQGLRDLLLTSALVVVEPLPPGAAAGGGGGGGAAVERAKSYTIPRALRFFHPKRHNRELLDEELPDPDTVRRARQVFEATLAAGGGLGGGGAAPTPPASGRRALSAPGRRWTDCGSVSSGVSSDLSSSYEARSSRGSDSDRGSGDDDDDDEDEEDAGRGGSPAGEARVSGEVLERIRARGLSVTYYGGRVVARTPATPPVAAVLSEIGGGGGGFRLVKSHSCGSRLQLAADVGSSPSEEGPVFTSTLGDVSLRPPPPQEEQKSRKSGKEAADSRLAAYCGGGAAAQPRRYPDMEFEEFQVLEDGAGVQGQRGAVCGAA; encoded by the exons GCGCAGGTCCCCGGGCACGCCCCcgacgccgcccccggcgccggCCGTCGTCGCGACGCTCACCACGTGCcccgcggcggcgccgccgcctctCGACGCTAAGGCGCTGCGCGTCCATCACGAGGCCGCGCTCTCTGACGCCTCCTTCAG GGCGCTGAGCTGCAAGGACGGCGAGTCTCCTGCGCACGCGCAGTCGCAGTGCCACTCGCTGGAGCGCGGCGCGCGCTTCGGACTGCACAGGTCGGTGCCGGGGCGGCTGGACGCGCACAGCCAGGGCGACCACGACCAGGGGGGGACGGAcagccagcagcagcaggagcCTCTGGAGGCGGCGCTGGACGGGCTGGCGCGCTACCTGCAGTCCAACAGGCAGGGGCTGCGCGACCTGCTGCTCACCAGCGCGCTCGTCGTCGTCGAGCCGCTGCCG CCGGGGGCGGCTGCgggaggcgggggcgggggcggcgccgccgtGGAGCGCGCCAAGAGCTACACCATCCCGCGCGCGCTGCGCTTCTTCCACCCCAAGCGCCACAACAG GGAACTGCTGGACGAGGAGCTGCCAGACCCGGACACGGTGCGCCGCGCGCGGCAGGTGTTCGAGGCGACGCTGGCCGCCGGGGGCGGCCTCGGAGGCGGAGGCGCCGCCCCCACGCCCCCTGCCTCCGGGCGGCGAGCGCTGTCCGCCCCCGGCCGCCGCTGGACGGACTGCGGCAGCGTCTCGTCCGGAGTCTCCAGCGACCTCAGCAGCTCGTACGAGGCGCGCAGCTCCAGGGGGTCGGACTCGGACCGCGGCAGcggcgacgacgatgacgacgacgaagaC GAGGAGGACGCGGGCCGCGGCGGCAGCCCTGCTGGAGAGGCGCGCGTATCTGGAGAGGTGCTGGAGCGCATCCGCGCGCGCGGCCTCAGCGTCACCTACTACGGGGGGCGGGTGGTGGCGCGCACCCCCGCAACGCCCCCGGTCGCAGCCGTGCTCAGCGagatcggcggcggcggcggcggcttccgCCTCGTCAAGAGCCACAGCTGCGGCTCCAGGCTGCAGCTCGCCGCCGACGTGGGTAGCAGTCCCAGTGAAGAAGGGCCGGTCTTCACCTCCACCCTGGGAGACGTCTCGCTGCGGCCGCCGCCGCCCCAGGAGGAGCAGAAGAGCAGGAAGAGCGGCAAGGAGGCGGCCGACAGCCGCCTGGCCGCCTACTGCGGCGGGGGCGCGGCCGCCCAGCCCCGGCGCTACCCCGACATGGAGTTCGAGGAGTTCCAGGTGCTGGAGGACGGCGCTGGAGTCCAGGGCCAGAGGGGCGCCGTCTGCGGGGCCGCCTGA